A genomic window from Bdellovibrio sp. ArHS includes:
- the rplI gene encoding 50S ribosomal protein L9 encodes MKVILQKDVKDVGRVGELVNVSEGFARNFLFPRKLAAEATEKRVKEYEHL; translated from the coding sequence ATGAAAGTTATTCTTCAAAAAGATGTTAAAGATGTAGGTCGTGTTGGTGAGTTGGTGAACGTTTCTGAAGGTTTCGCAAGAAACTTTTTGTTCCCACGCAAATTGGCTGCGGAAGCTACTGAAAAACGCGTAAAAGAGTACGAACACTTGAA